The following are from one region of the Actinomyces sp. oral taxon 897 genome:
- a CDS encoding glycoside hydrolase family 53 protein: MNNISRDTMTPRDSAKGLPPLDVRGIDVSSLAEVEACGGRFCHDGQEGDLLEIAAGNGVNLVRLRLWVNPYDAAGQGYLGGGNDLETDLALARRATSHGMQIMVDLHYSDFWTDPRKQVLPREWTGQDLSELALTVNRYTTDVLGAFLRAGVVPSRVQVGNEITNGMLWPLGQLPRHDDRAHVRPGATRHQEAAAFDALALLVRAGTTAVRRTTPDARVCVHLDDGGDTALYQHWLDRMLQRGLDVDEVGLSYYPYWHGSLDDLSATMGHIAGRYGLDVVVLETAYGASTRSHGPATVLNEELVQAGGYPATPEGQLRYLTDLRDRVASVPGGHGRGLVYWEPAWLAVPGTSWASQAGMRYGDDVAPAGPSWANQALFDDNGQALPAWQVFRP, translated from the coding sequence GTGAACAACATCTCCCGCGACACCATGACGCCCCGTGACAGTGCCAAAGGACTCCCGCCCCTGGACGTCCGTGGTATCGACGTCTCCAGCCTGGCCGAGGTGGAGGCCTGCGGCGGACGCTTCTGCCACGACGGGCAGGAGGGCGACCTCCTTGAGATCGCTGCCGGGAACGGGGTCAACCTGGTCCGGCTGCGGTTGTGGGTCAACCCGTACGACGCCGCGGGGCAGGGCTACCTCGGCGGCGGCAACGACCTGGAGACCGACCTCGCCCTGGCCCGGCGTGCCACCAGCCACGGCATGCAGATCATGGTGGATCTTCACTACTCCGACTTCTGGACCGACCCCAGGAAGCAGGTCCTCCCCCGGGAGTGGACGGGTCAGGACCTGTCTGAGCTGGCACTCACCGTCAACCGGTACACCACCGACGTCCTGGGTGCCTTCCTCCGGGCCGGGGTGGTCCCCTCCCGGGTACAGGTCGGCAACGAGATCACCAACGGCATGCTGTGGCCCCTGGGGCAGCTGCCCCGTCACGACGACCGGGCCCATGTCCGGCCAGGGGCCACGCGCCACCAGGAGGCGGCTGCCTTCGACGCCCTGGCCCTCCTGGTCCGTGCGGGCACGACGGCGGTTCGTCGGACCACCCCGGACGCGCGGGTCTGCGTCCACCTGGACGACGGCGGGGACACCGCCCTCTACCAGCACTGGCTCGACCGGATGCTCCAGCGCGGGCTCGACGTGGACGAGGTGGGTCTGTCCTACTACCCCTACTGGCACGGGAGCCTGGACGACCTGAGCGCCACCATGGGCCACATCGCGGGACGCTACGGCCTCGACGTCGTCGTGCTCGAGACCGCCTACGGAGCCAGCACGCGCTCCCACGGGCCCGCCACGGTGCTCAACGAGGAGCTGGTCCAGGCAGGCGGCTACCCGGCCACACCGGAGGGTCAGCTGCGCTACCTGACCGACCTGCGGGACCGTGTCGCCTCCGTCCCGGGAGGGCACGGCCGGGGCCTGGTCTACTGGGAGCCCGCCTGGCTCGCCGTCCCCGGCACCTCCTGGGCGAGCCAGGCTGGCATGCGCTACGGGGACGACGTCGCCCCTGCCGGGCCCTCCTGGGCCAACCAGGCGCTCTTTGACGATAACGGCCAGGCCCTCCCCGCCTGGCAGGTCTTCCGCCCCTGA
- a CDS encoding ATP-binding protein, with protein MPESDQIVPRPRYTSRIAPFVDVPVIKVITGARRSGKSTVLDILAQQIRQDHPRAQVVHLNLESTAGLGIRAPEQLLDHLVTRAPDRAQRAYLFLDEIQQVPGWERVVNALRLDWECDIYLTGSSSRMLSGDLATHLAGRYVTTRVQPLAFAEYKALRLLGLSASGEEPPSDQELFQDYLALGGFPGLRYFRGEREASLAYLRSVYDSALVRDVIEYHQIRDADLFRRVVTYCLANIGRTFSASSLSRFLRSERRGVSVDTVLNYLTYCAEAFLLNRVPRYDLTSKRVLAVEEKYYVVDHGLREAMGMSGSTAIELVLENIVYNELTSRGWSVSIGRAGDLEIDFVAHRDTQVLYVQVSYLLASERTRRREFDALLAVPDNHPKLVLSLDPLSLSRDGVEHRNLVEWLLAAEE; from the coding sequence GTGCCCGAGTCCGACCAGATCGTCCCCCGTCCCCGTTACACCAGCCGTATCGCACCATTCGTTGACGTCCCCGTCATTAAGGTCATCACCGGGGCGCGACGCAGCGGGAAGTCCACCGTCCTCGACATCCTCGCCCAGCAGATCCGCCAGGACCACCCCCGGGCCCAGGTCGTCCATCTCAACCTTGAGTCCACCGCCGGCCTGGGAATCCGGGCCCCTGAGCAGCTGCTCGACCACCTCGTCACCCGAGCGCCCGACCGCGCCCAGCGCGCCTACCTCTTCCTCGACGAGATCCAGCAGGTCCCGGGCTGGGAGCGGGTCGTCAACGCGCTGCGCCTGGACTGGGAGTGCGATATCTACCTCACCGGCTCTAGCTCGCGGATGCTCTCCGGCGACCTCGCCACCCACCTTGCCGGCCGGTACGTGACCACCCGTGTCCAGCCTCTCGCCTTTGCCGAGTACAAGGCCCTGCGTCTTCTCGGCCTGAGTGCCTCGGGAGAGGAGCCGCCGTCGGACCAGGAGCTCTTCCAGGACTATCTGGCTCTGGGAGGGTTCCCCGGTCTGCGCTACTTCCGCGGTGAACGCGAGGCGTCACTAGCCTACCTTCGTAGTGTCTACGACTCGGCTCTCGTCCGCGACGTGATTGAGTACCACCAGATCAGGGACGCGGACCTTTTCCGCCGTGTCGTGACCTACTGCCTGGCAAATATCGGTCGCACCTTCTCGGCGAGCTCGCTCAGCCGGTTCCTGCGCAGTGAGCGTCGGGGTGTCAGCGTGGACACCGTGCTCAACTACCTCACCTACTGCGCCGAGGCGTTCCTCCTCAACCGGGTCCCGCGCTATGACCTCACCTCCAAGCGAGTCCTCGCGGTGGAGGAGAAGTACTACGTGGTGGACCACGGCCTGCGCGAGGCCATGGGCATGTCCGGCTCGACGGCGATCGAGCTCGTCCTGGAGAATATCGTCTACAACGAGCTCACGAGCCGGGGGTGGTCAGTCAGTATCGGGCGCGCTGGCGACCTGGAGATCGACTTCGTCGCCCACCGCGACACGCAGGTGCTCTACGTCCAGGTCAGCTACCTCCTGGCCAGTGAGAGGACGCGGCGCCGTGAGTTCGACGCCCTCCTGGCCGTACCGGACAACCACCCGAAGCTCGTCCTCAGCCTCGACCCCCTCAGTCTCAGTCGCGACGGCGTCGAGCACCGTAACCTCGTGGAGTGGCTGCTCGCGGCAGAGGAGTAA
- a CDS encoding DUF4143 domain-containing protein, which translates to MPSLPYHHRAIEQVFAVRTSHQVAIMEGRRAVGKSSLARHLTEAGTYASYQSLTDPAAAERARQDALRWVRSLRRPAVIDEAQVVPAVSVAVKELVDTLPQGHHFLLTGSASVGRGTMESSDPLVGRASRLTLHPFTRLELDGPPDSSTPSLVDVLFDSPLVPVQVPSVQGPGLHRLLEAGGLPAFALPRLPRSRAAWQNQVQTDTLAILGDQVLPTEPLDVGTARAVLDTVLRTPGGQINRTRIGQELDLDARTVGRYLGILQRRFLRTLLPNLKGGVTRAARRAPKGHAVDTSSTCESLIRAGHNIASSPELTGQVLETWVVNQLLAAQGWATAATDAFYWRDNRTGKEVDLVLVDGRGRRVGVEVKLASSISLKDLQGLKAMRKDGGLHRGFVVYTGTEFEEIDDGLWALPLACLTSRRELGKASPDPVPVRSPTPPTALLTPIDHEKEKVTAVPSAAPVPTVFLSYVHADNDYLEGALVKFAEEVARTCDFKGTPIDLRNDEEILRWGDRWSERLRDEVERTTFLLAMVTTRYLTSEACRKEFLQFRDKTRKAGYNGILTLLVDEPDWNLPALRDDPTAQVIHAAIDEHQWLEPKTPLEDLEPDSPQFRRAAREIGRELVKRIKARNAEGPTTSMDTNPAEPSSADDADPGIVELLDTIQENHLPRLQHEMDTLDKAMSTFGSATSKEFALVPQGSLPTPTQVRRIARGLEPSRQALEAATSSFSEAWSALDKDVSDLVRLTGAAGVDELSDALRTSLTDLATSLELPGTDDMALQLRAFAEFSRALRPVAETMTRTLNIVNSIKQSASIWAETL; encoded by the coding sequence GTGCCGTCACTGCCGTACCATCACCGGGCCATCGAGCAGGTCTTCGCGGTGCGCACCTCGCACCAGGTCGCGATTATGGAGGGGCGGCGTGCCGTCGGGAAGTCCAGCCTGGCACGCCACCTCACGGAGGCGGGCACCTACGCCTCATACCAGTCGCTCACCGACCCGGCGGCGGCAGAACGAGCCCGTCAGGACGCGCTCAGGTGGGTGCGCTCGCTGCGACGCCCGGCCGTCATTGACGAGGCCCAGGTGGTGCCAGCCGTCAGCGTGGCGGTCAAGGAGCTGGTTGACACCCTCCCCCAAGGCCACCACTTCCTGCTGACAGGTTCCGCCTCGGTCGGACGAGGCACGATGGAGAGCAGCGACCCCCTGGTCGGGCGGGCGAGCAGACTCACCCTACACCCGTTCACGCGCCTGGAGCTGGACGGTCCGCCCGACTCCTCCACGCCGAGCCTGGTAGACGTCCTCTTCGACTCACCCCTGGTACCCGTCCAGGTCCCCTCCGTCCAGGGCCCCGGGCTGCACAGGCTCCTGGAAGCCGGAGGCCTGCCCGCTTTCGCGCTCCCTCGTCTGCCACGCTCACGTGCCGCCTGGCAGAACCAGGTGCAGACGGACACGCTCGCCATACTCGGGGACCAGGTGCTCCCCACCGAGCCCCTGGACGTCGGCACCGCACGGGCGGTCCTCGACACCGTCCTGCGCACGCCCGGAGGACAGATTAACCGTACCCGGATCGGACAGGAGCTTGACCTCGACGCCCGGACCGTGGGCCGCTACCTCGGTATCCTCCAGCGCAGGTTCCTCAGGACCCTGCTACCCAACCTGAAGGGCGGGGTGACCCGGGCAGCCCGGAGAGCACCCAAGGGGCATGCGGTTGACACCTCCAGTACCTGCGAGAGCCTGATCCGCGCAGGACATAATATTGCCAGCTCCCCCGAGCTCACAGGGCAGGTCCTGGAGACCTGGGTAGTAAACCAGCTCCTTGCCGCACAGGGCTGGGCGACGGCTGCTACTGACGCCTTCTACTGGCGGGACAACAGGACCGGGAAGGAGGTCGACCTGGTCCTGGTGGACGGTCGGGGACGCCGGGTAGGCGTCGAGGTGAAACTGGCCTCCAGCATTAGCCTCAAGGACCTGCAGGGGCTGAAGGCGATGCGCAAGGACGGCGGCCTGCACCGGGGTTTCGTCGTCTACACAGGAACCGAGTTCGAGGAGATTGACGACGGCCTGTGGGCGCTCCCGCTGGCGTGCCTGACCTCCCGTCGGGAGCTGGGCAAGGCGTCTCCGGACCCCGTTCCCGTAAGGTCCCCGACACCGCCCACAGCACTGCTCACGCCAATTGACCACGAAAAGGAGAAGGTGACGGCCGTACCTTCCGCAGCACCTGTCCCGACGGTGTTCCTGAGCTACGTCCACGCCGACAACGACTACCTTGAAGGCGCACTGGTCAAGTTCGCCGAGGAGGTGGCCAGGACATGCGACTTCAAAGGTACCCCTATTGACCTCCGTAATGACGAGGAGATCCTACGATGGGGTGACAGGTGGAGCGAGAGGCTGCGGGACGAGGTGGAGCGCACCACCTTCCTGCTCGCCATGGTCACCACCCGCTACCTCACGTCCGAGGCGTGCCGCAAGGAGTTCCTCCAGTTCAGGGACAAGACCAGGAAAGCGGGATACAACGGTATTCTCACCCTGCTCGTCGACGAACCGGACTGGAACCTGCCCGCCCTGCGTGACGACCCGACGGCACAGGTTATCCACGCCGCTATTGACGAGCACCAGTGGCTTGAACCCAAGACCCCCCTCGAGGACCTGGAGCCTGACAGCCCCCAGTTCCGGAGGGCTGCCCGGGAAATCGGGCGCGAGCTGGTCAAGCGCATTAAGGCGAGGAACGCAGAGGGCCCTACCACCTCAATGGACACCAACCCTGCGGAGCCGTCGAGTGCGGATGACGCGGACCCTGGTATCGTTGAGCTACTCGACACCATCCAGGAGAATCACCTGCCTCGCCTCCAGCACGAGATGGACACCCTGGACAAGGCCATGAGCACTTTCGGCTCGGCCACGAGCAAGGAGTTCGCACTCGTCCCCCAGGGCTCATTACCCACCCCCACCCAGGTCAGGCGCATTGCCCGAGGACTGGAGCCGAGCCGACAGGCCCTGGAGGCGGCGACGTCGTCATTCTCCGAGGCGTGGAGCGCCCTTGACAAGGACGTGAGCGACCTGGTCCGCCTCACCGGCGCCGCCGGGGTCGACGAGCTCTCTGACGCGCTGAGGACCTCACTAACGGATCTGGCCACGTCACTGGAGCTCCCAGGTACTGACGACATGGCCCTGCAGCTGAGGGCCTTTGCCGAGTTCTCCCGGGCGCTTCGTCCTGTCGCCGAGACAATGACCAGGACCTTGAACATCGTTAATTCGATTAAGCAGTCCGCCAGTATATGGGCCGAGACGCTGTAG
- a CDS encoding LacI family DNA-binding transcriptional regulator: MPRRGAKRPTIRDVAERAGVSRGTVSRYLNGGTFVSPQAARKVEKAIAATGYVANHSARSLATGRAGSIGFLLTEPQQLLFEDPNFSTLYRCAAAALAEHDLPLVLMVAGSPSERRQVLRYIEAGHVDGVLLVSSHEGNPVVKALLDARVPTVACGRPLGFEDRMGYVAADDRGGARTMTRHLLDAGARHLAMIAGPADTSGGQERRAGFLDVLGPGADESLVVPADYTREGGARAARSLMETHPETDGLFVASDLMAAGAVEELRRAGRRVPEDVLVGGFDDSSFALTTEPALTTMRQPFRRISAEMVRLLLEAVEGQDPAAVILPTTLVVRGSTARA, encoded by the coding sequence ATGCCCAGGCGAGGAGCCAAGCGTCCCACGATCCGCGACGTCGCGGAGAGGGCGGGGGTGTCCCGAGGCACTGTCTCGCGCTACCTCAACGGGGGTACCTTCGTCTCCCCCCAGGCGGCCCGCAAGGTGGAGAAGGCCATTGCCGCTACCGGGTACGTGGCCAACCACTCGGCCCGCTCCCTGGCCACCGGGCGGGCTGGCTCCATCGGTTTCCTCCTCACCGAGCCCCAGCAGCTCCTCTTCGAGGATCCCAACTTCTCCACCCTCTACCGCTGTGCTGCGGCAGCTCTCGCCGAGCACGACCTCCCCCTGGTCCTCATGGTGGCGGGCAGTCCCTCCGAGCGGCGGCAGGTTCTGCGCTATATCGAGGCCGGGCACGTCGACGGCGTGCTGCTAGTATCCAGCCACGAGGGCAACCCCGTGGTCAAGGCCCTGCTAGACGCCAGGGTCCCTACGGTGGCCTGCGGCCGTCCCCTGGGCTTTGAGGACCGGATGGGCTACGTGGCCGCTGACGACCGAGGAGGTGCCCGCACCATGACCCGCCACCTGCTCGACGCCGGAGCCCGGCACCTGGCCATGATCGCCGGGCCTGCCGACACCTCCGGAGGACAGGAGCGCCGGGCAGGCTTCCTCGACGTCCTGGGGCCAGGCGCGGACGAGTCGCTGGTCGTCCCGGCCGACTACACGCGGGAGGGCGGTGCACGGGCGGCACGCTCCCTCATGGAGACCCACCCCGAGACAGACGGCCTGTTCGTGGCCTCCGACCTCATGGCCGCGGGCGCGGTGGAGGAGCTGCGGCGCGCCGGGCGGAGGGTACCCGAGGACGTCCTAGTGGGTGGCTTCGACGACTCCAGCTTCGCCCTGACCACCGAGCCAGCGCTGACCACCATGCGTCAGCCTTTCAGGAGGATCAGCGCCGAGATGGTGCGTCTGCTTCTGGAGGCCGTCGAGGGCCAGGACCCCGCTGCCGTCATCCTTCCCACCACCCTGGTGGTCCGCGGCTCGACGGCGCGGGCCTGA
- a CDS encoding glycoside hydrolase family 53 protein — translation MESSHILSRRSCLGILSGAAAVIAGIDLAGPAAATGRGVPHWISGVDLGMLMEVEEKGGRFSTSASSSTDAVRILADAGANLVRLRLWVDPYTTSGEAYGGGTNDLPRTIVLAKRVRAQGMSILLDFHLSDWWADPGTQTKPKAWRSLTGTALQEQVRSYTRGVIQQMKDSDVLPAMVQMGNEISSGVLWDDGKVGHGKDDFSGLASLLKVGFAGVDDALSGETIEKVLHLDMGGDNSLYRWWFDGVIGQGVDFNVIGLSYYPFWHRSMGELKANLNDLAIRYKKDVLIVETAYGWTLEDGDGITDSFYTKEEAAGGYPASVAGQTAYLRDLRDLIAGVPGGHGRGYIWWEPAWLPVGDAYWGSEAGARDANDTGVRGNPWDNQTLFDFQGRALETQKVLAEPVPDNLLCNGDFEDDGYTTSPSGWGTWSPGSAHDRASFVSDPAVRGTYKLTHWKDSAYVVSTYQVLTGLAPGSYRVQAWVLSSGGQDRAYMYAKRHGGAEQQAALPTSSSIWKLVTLDVTVSSGTLEIGFYSDAPGGCWVNVDDVRVSAR, via the coding sequence ATGGAAAGTAGTCACATTCTTAGTCGTCGGTCCTGCCTGGGGATCCTCTCGGGGGCAGCCGCCGTCATAGCTGGTATCGACCTTGCCGGCCCCGCGGCGGCGACAGGACGGGGTGTACCTCACTGGATTAGCGGGGTCGACCTGGGCATGCTCATGGAGGTTGAGGAGAAGGGTGGTCGCTTCTCCACCAGCGCCTCGTCCTCGACCGACGCCGTGAGGATTCTTGCCGACGCCGGCGCTAATCTGGTCCGGCTGAGGCTGTGGGTAGATCCCTACACCACGAGTGGAGAGGCCTACGGTGGTGGGACGAACGACCTTCCCCGGACCATTGTGCTCGCCAAGCGGGTAAGGGCGCAGGGTATGTCGATCCTCCTTGACTTCCACCTCAGTGACTGGTGGGCGGATCCTGGTACCCAGACCAAGCCAAAGGCCTGGCGCAGCCTGACCGGGACGGCCCTGCAGGAGCAGGTCCGTTCCTACACCAGGGGCGTGATCCAGCAGATGAAGGATTCTGATGTCCTGCCCGCTATGGTCCAAATGGGGAACGAGATCAGCTCCGGGGTCCTCTGGGACGACGGCAAGGTCGGCCACGGTAAGGATGACTTCTCAGGTCTCGCCTCCCTCCTTAAAGTCGGGTTCGCTGGGGTCGACGACGCCTTGTCCGGTGAGACCATTGAGAAGGTTCTCCATCTTGACATGGGAGGGGATAACTCACTGTACCGCTGGTGGTTCGACGGGGTGATCGGCCAGGGGGTGGATTTCAATGTCATCGGACTGTCCTACTACCCTTTCTGGCACCGTTCCATGGGTGAGCTCAAGGCCAACCTCAACGACCTGGCGATCCGCTACAAGAAGGATGTCCTTATTGTCGAGACCGCCTACGGATGGACCCTGGAGGACGGGGACGGGATAACAGACTCCTTCTACACCAAGGAGGAGGCAGCCGGAGGGTACCCGGCGTCGGTAGCGGGACAGACGGCGTACCTGAGGGATCTGCGTGACCTGATTGCCGGTGTGCCTGGAGGCCACGGCCGTGGATATATCTGGTGGGAGCCGGCGTGGCTGCCGGTCGGTGACGCCTACTGGGGCAGCGAGGCAGGGGCGCGTGACGCCAATGATACTGGCGTCCGCGGCAACCCCTGGGACAACCAGACCCTGTTTGACTTCCAGGGGCGTGCGCTGGAGACGCAGAAGGTGCTTGCTGAGCCTGTGCCCGACAACCTCCTGTGCAACGGTGACTTTGAGGACGACGGCTATACCACCTCACCGAGCGGCTGGGGAACCTGGAGTCCCGGCTCCGCCCACGACAGGGCTTCGTTCGTCTCAGACCCGGCAGTTCGGGGAACATACAAGCTGACCCACTGGAAGGACAGTGCCTATGTGGTCTCCACCTACCAGGTGCTGACCGGTCTGGCACCGGGCAGCTACCGCGTCCAGGCCTGGGTCCTGAGCTCGGGCGGCCAGGACAGGGCGTACATGTACGCCAAGCGGCACGGCGGCGCTGAGCAGCAGGCCGCGTTGCCGACGTCGAGCAGTATCTGGAAGCTCGTGACGCTTGACGTCACCGTGTCCTCCGGGACCCTGGAGATCGGGTTCTACTCGGATGCTCCCGGAGGCTGCTGGGTCAACGTCGACGACGTCCGGGTCAGCGCAAGGTGA
- a CDS encoding sugar ABC transporter permease, translated as MSIQRVRRHLARAAVHCELVVMAAVVVYPLVWVVGASFGPDKGLANASAIPAGATLDNYRELLTGTDYPRWYLNSLIVATANAVLSVVLSAFNAYVFSRLRFRGRSAGLLVMLVLQVFPSFLTAIAVYMLFLNLGLLDSLVGLVVVSVAAQLPYNTWLLKGYMDNISTSFDEAALMDGASRLQVFRIIILPLTKPMLTFVAITQFAVPWMDFVLPQLLISSPEKKTIAIGLFAMVNDATRNDFTLFAAGAVLVAVPITILYIVLQRYLISGLTVGGEKG; from the coding sequence GTGAGCATCCAGAGGGTCCGGCGCCACCTCGCCAGGGCTGCCGTGCACTGCGAGCTGGTCGTAATGGCCGCCGTGGTCGTCTACCCCCTCGTGTGGGTCGTCGGCGCCTCCTTCGGGCCGGACAAGGGCCTGGCCAACGCCTCCGCGATCCCCGCCGGGGCGACTCTTGACAACTACCGTGAGCTGCTGACGGGGACGGACTACCCGCGGTGGTACCTCAACTCCCTCATTGTCGCAACCGCCAACGCCGTCCTCAGCGTGGTCCTCTCCGCCTTCAACGCCTATGTGTTCTCACGCCTGAGGTTCCGGGGCAGGAGCGCGGGGCTCCTGGTCATGCTCGTCCTCCAGGTCTTCCCGTCCTTCCTGACTGCCATCGCCGTCTACATGCTGTTCCTCAACCTTGGTCTGCTGGACTCCCTGGTCGGCCTGGTCGTGGTCAGTGTGGCCGCCCAGCTGCCCTACAACACCTGGCTGCTCAAGGGGTATATGGACAATATCTCCACGAGTTTCGACGAGGCGGCGCTCATGGACGGGGCGTCCCGCCTCCAGGTGTTCCGGATCATTATCCTACCGCTGACCAAGCCCATGCTCACCTTCGTGGCGATCACCCAGTTCGCCGTCCCCTGGATGGACTTCGTCCTGCCTCAGCTGCTCATCTCCAGCCCAGAGAAGAAGACGATCGCCATTGGCCTGTTCGCCATGGTCAACGACGCCACCCGCAACGACTTCACTCTCTTTGCCGCCGGCGCCGTCCTCGTCGCGGTCCCTATTACGATCCTCTACATTGTGCTCCAGCGCTACCTCATCTCCGGGCTCACCGTCGGCGGGGAGAAAGGATGA